Proteins encoded within one genomic window of Mycolicibacterium aubagnense:
- a CDS encoding type II toxin-antitoxin system HicA family toxin gives MSSADYKKRLKSLIAQAESSGWAVTKTNNGHWRFAPSDKNQPLVIAPGTTSDTRGVANLEAQLRRSGLET, from the coding sequence ATGAGCAGCGCCGACTACAAGAAACGTTTGAAGTCCCTCATTGCCCAGGCTGAAAGCTCAGGGTGGGCAGTCACCAAGACGAACAACGGCCACTGGCGGTTCGCTCCGTCGGACAAGAACCAACCGCTGGTGATCGCACCGGGAACGACTAGCGACACTCGAGGCGTAGCGAACTTGGAGGCACAACTGCGGCGTTCCGGTCTGGAAACCTGA
- a CDS encoding helix-turn-helix domain-containing protein, which yields MTNAGLGAAIRNVRQQQKMHQDHLAGVTGIDASVVSRIERGERPCRVAELVLLAAGLNISADELVRRAVQQQRSADNAGSDE from the coding sequence ATGACCAACGCCGGGCTCGGCGCCGCCATACGCAATGTGCGGCAACAGCAGAAAATGCACCAGGACCATCTGGCGGGCGTTACCGGCATCGACGCGAGCGTGGTCTCACGCATCGAGCGCGGTGAGCGCCCGTGCCGCGTCGCCGAGCTGGTGCTGCTGGCAGCGGGCCTGAATATCAGTGCCGATGAACTGGTGCGCCGCGCTGTGCAGCAGCAACGGTCCGCCGACAATGCCGGCAGCGACGAATGA
- a CDS encoding PE-PPE domain-containing protein — protein sequence MAAERRSRSVLTGFGRAAIAVVVAITTWVGSLSVPAQAETVAFYMPGTSPTPPISQTVGVSALGAAVQGLMTTAYQIGYPASIGPFTGAGALALDYSVAQGVANLGAAIAAVPASDSVKLFGVSQGDIVLTYEEYALMAAGHSNNVTFVRLADPSGPTGILGRNAGLLLPGISCVVAPQDSPYNTINVVYQYDVFADWPAHQENLLADLNAVAGGVLFHNYWSYNVDLSTIPSSDVTTTVNSHGATTTTYFIRDNGLLPILQLAKNAGASEQVVNALQPILKPIVDGAYRPVSPNAWIAQKIFQTVVNTAVAGGVWTVNALRNTSITAASVVNTLSGVLTTAATRLQALTPAAAQKSPIAGSVDHTTTAVAAIPNAASDATKPNAAAPHGALSTTAVVKPTPVASATSNTKTPRTPAIVSSSPHAVSDTAGGARTPRAATATAGAVDPASSTSLTALTPTARRGSASVARLSSAQHSAASIAMVPSHSGLRQGGLTVTAAHGATAAEEILTRCLQQHP from the coding sequence ATGGCGGCGGAGCGCCGAAGTAGGTCAGTTCTCACGGGCTTTGGACGCGCGGCGATCGCCGTGGTCGTGGCCATCACGACATGGGTCGGCTCGCTGTCAGTGCCAGCCCAGGCGGAGACAGTCGCTTTCTACATGCCCGGAACCTCGCCAACTCCACCGATATCGCAGACGGTCGGGGTGTCGGCCCTCGGCGCCGCGGTGCAGGGCCTGATGACAACGGCCTACCAGATCGGGTACCCCGCATCGATCGGCCCGTTCACCGGCGCCGGGGCGCTGGCTCTGGATTATTCAGTGGCGCAGGGCGTTGCCAACCTCGGGGCGGCCATCGCTGCCGTGCCGGCGTCCGACAGCGTGAAGCTGTTCGGGGTGTCGCAAGGCGATATCGTTCTGACCTACGAAGAGTATGCGTTGATGGCGGCAGGGCACTCGAACAACGTGACTTTCGTCCGGCTAGCCGATCCCAGTGGTCCCACGGGGATTCTCGGGCGCAATGCCGGGCTGCTGTTGCCCGGCATCAGTTGTGTTGTTGCGCCGCAAGATTCGCCCTACAACACCATCAACGTCGTGTACCAGTACGACGTTTTCGCCGACTGGCCGGCCCACCAAGAGAATCTGCTCGCCGATCTGAACGCGGTTGCAGGTGGGGTGCTTTTCCATAACTACTGGTCTTACAACGTCGACCTCTCGACGATCCCATCGAGCGATGTCACCACCACGGTGAACAGTCACGGTGCAACCACCACAACCTACTTCATTCGGGACAATGGACTCCTGCCGATACTGCAGCTGGCGAAGAACGCCGGCGCCAGCGAGCAAGTCGTCAACGCGTTGCAGCCGATCCTGAAGCCGATCGTCGACGGCGCCTACCGCCCGGTATCGCCGAATGCATGGATCGCGCAGAAGATCTTCCAAACCGTTGTCAATACAGCCGTCGCCGGCGGCGTATGGACAGTAAACGCCCTGCGCAATACCAGCATCACCGCCGCGTCAGTGGTGAACACTCTCTCGGGCGTGCTCACCACCGCTGCCACGCGGCTTCAGGCATTGACCCCCGCTGCTGCACAGAAGTCCCCGATCGCCGGCAGCGTGGACCACACCACAACCGCCGTCGCGGCAATCCCCAACGCAGCGTCTGACGCGACCAAACCGAACGCCGCCGCGCCGCACGGGGCACTGAGCACTACGGCCGTCGTGAAACCCACCCCCGTAGCCAGCGCCACGTCGAACACCAAGACCCCTCGAACACCAGCCATCGTGAGCAGCTCTCCACACGCGGTCAGCGACACGGCTGGGGGCGCGCGTACTCCGAGAGCAGCAACAGCCACTGCGGGTGCTGTCGACCCGGCATCGAGCACATCGCTGACGGCCTTGACACCAACAGCGCGAAGGGGCAGCGCTTCAGTCGCCCGCTTGAGCTCGGCTCAGCACTCGGCGGCCAGCATCGCCATGGTGCCTTCCCATTCAGGCCTTCGGCAAGGTGGTCTTACCGTCACCGCCGCGCACGGTGCAACGGCGGCCGAAGAAATTCTTACCCGGTGCTTGCAACAGCACCCCTGA
- a CDS encoding helix-turn-helix domain-containing protein has protein sequence MENRSDREESRSMPIHAQRTFDLPDTAVGAALKVARGECCLDLRDAADAAGLDWRVLSRIERGERPCRVTELVALAEAYHLAADVLLLAILGDEEALAHVEELTPPPAEGPAEEARHLTASQRSAIRKATAAAAAEHGRQWTKLNTVTKLAEKYGISSATVEHLHNTDPAK, from the coding sequence TTGGAGAATCGCAGCGATAGAGAGGAAAGCCGCTCCATGCCAATTCATGCGCAGCGCACATTCGACCTTCCAGACACCGCGGTGGGCGCCGCTCTGAAAGTCGCCCGCGGCGAATGCTGCCTCGATCTACGTGACGCCGCCGACGCTGCCGGTCTCGATTGGCGCGTACTTTCGCGCATTGAACGCGGTGAGCGGCCATGCCGAGTGACCGAGCTGGTGGCTTTGGCCGAGGCCTATCACCTGGCGGCGGATGTCCTACTCCTCGCCATCCTCGGCGACGAAGAAGCGCTGGCGCATGTGGAAGAGCTGACTCCGCCACCGGCGGAAGGTCCGGCTGAAGAAGCTCGACACCTAACCGCGAGCCAGCGATCCGCGATTCGCAAAGCAACCGCCGCCGCCGCCGCTGAGCACGGCCGGCAGTGGACCAAGCTAAACACGGTCACCAAACTCGCCGAAAAATACGGGATCTCCTCTGCAACCGTCGAACATCTACACAACACCGACCCAGCGAAGTAG
- a CDS encoding HNH endonuclease, translating into MTTFLSAPAVEVFNADYSPLNRVDLPAAVSMLMREVAYALEPHDPPRVVRSPSTEVEVPKSLMLKRYAPVPYRRDRDSASRSEILNRDDHMCQFVGCGARATTIDHVFPRSRGGSVTAWTNQVAACEPCNNRKADRTPEEAGMRLVREPFRPAHI; encoded by the coding sequence ATGACCACGTTCCTATCCGCACCTGCCGTCGAAGTGTTCAACGCGGATTACAGCCCTCTAAACCGTGTCGACCTACCGGCCGCTGTATCCATGCTGATGCGTGAGGTGGCGTACGCACTGGAGCCGCATGACCCTCCACGGGTTGTGCGCTCGCCCAGCACCGAAGTCGAAGTGCCCAAGTCACTGATGCTGAAGCGATACGCACCGGTCCCCTACCGGCGCGATCGTGACTCTGCCTCGCGGAGCGAGATCCTGAACAGAGACGACCACATGTGTCAGTTCGTCGGCTGCGGTGCGCGCGCCACCACGATCGACCACGTGTTCCCGCGCTCACGCGGTGGCTCAGTGACTGCGTGGACTAACCAGGTCGCGGCCTGCGAACCGTGCAACAACCGCAAAGCCGACCGCACCCCAGAAGAGGCCGGCATGCGCCTGGTCCGGGAGCCGTTCCGGCCGGCGCACATCTGA
- a CDS encoding IS3 family transposase (programmed frameshift) translates to MARPYPREFRDDVVRVARNRDDGVTIEQIATDFGVHPMTLQKWLRQADIDEGTKPGKSASESGELREARRRIKLLEQENEVLRRAAAYLSQANLPERVYPLVKELAADGIPVAVTCRVLKLSRQPYYRWLADPITEAELIEAYRANALFDAHADDPEFGYRYLVEEARDAGEPMAERTAWRICSQNRLWSVFGKKRGKNGKVGPPVHDDLVERDFTAEGPNQLWLSDITEHRTGEGKLYLCAIKDVFSNRIVGYSIDSRMKSQLAIRALHSAVARRGDVAGCILHSDRGSQFRSRKFVHALNQHEMVGSMGRVGAAGDNAAMESFFSLLQKNVLDRRRWDTREQLRIAIVTWIERTYHRRRRQSGLGRLTPIEFEAIMTTPASQAA, encoded by the exons ATGGCAAGGCCCTACCCCCGCGAGTTCCGCGACGACGTCGTCCGGGTCGCTCGCAACCGCGATGACGGTGTAACGATCGAGCAGATCGCCACCGATTTCGGAGTGCACCCGATGACGCTGCAGAAATGGCTCCGTCAGGCCGACATCGACGAAGGCACCAAGCCCGGCAAGAGCGCCAGCGAGTCCGGTGAGCTGCGCGAAGCCCGACGGCGGATCAAACTGCTAGAGCAAGAGAACGAGGTGCTGCGTCGGGCCGCAGCGTATTTATCGCAGGCCAATCTGCCG GAAAGGGTCTACCCGCTCGTGAAAGAGCTCGCCGCCGACGGGATCCCCGTCGCGGTGACGTGCCGGGTACTCAAGCTCTCCCGCCAACCGTATTACCGCTGGCTGGCCGACCCCATCACCGAGGCCGAACTCATCGAGGCCTACCGCGCCAATGCGCTGTTCGACGCGCACGCAGACGATCCGGAGTTCGGCTACCGCTACCTCGTGGAGGAGGCGCGCGATGCCGGCGAGCCGATGGCCGAGCGCACCGCATGGCGGATCTGCTCGCAGAATCGACTGTGGAGCGTGTTTGGTAAGAAACGCGGCAAGAACGGCAAAGTCGGGCCGCCGGTGCACGACGATCTTGTCGAGCGTGACTTCACCGCTGAAGGGCCAAATCAGTTGTGGCTCAGTGACATCACTGAGCACCGCACCGGTGAGGGCAAGCTCTACCTCTGTGCGATTAAGGACGTGTTCTCCAACCGGATCGTCGGCTACAGCATCGACTCCCGAATGAAGTCACAACTGGCCATCCGGGCACTACACAGCGCGGTAGCCCGACGCGGAGATGTCGCGGGGTGCATTCTGCACTCGGATCGCGGATCTCAGTTCCGGTCAAGGAAATTCGTACACGCCTTGAATCAACACGAGATGGTCGGCTCTATGGGCCGTGTCGGAGCCGCCGGCGACAACGCCGCCATGGAGAGCTTCTTTAGCCTGCTGCAGAAGAACGTGCTCGACCGCCGCCGCTGGGACACCCGAGAACAACTCCGTATCGCGATCGTCACCTGGATCGAGCGCACCTACCACCGGCGCCGCCGCCAGTCCGGCCTCGGGCGGTTGACCCCGATCGAATTCGAAGCAATCATGACCACACCGGCCAGTCAGGCCGCGTGA
- the eccB gene encoding type VII secretion protein EccB translates to MPWYLTTPRQIKGFRRELNRVDEALSRQDVRGLGSPLARLRGAMGLGAAAGGLVLVAALVTSLISPKPDGSVAAIMTTRNGGMFVQFNGRLHPVTNLASARLIVGKPDPAQVVTDLALRSMPTGQLMGIPSAPDLLDPRTDRKATWTVCDWRDTAVPLSLLRAGDITTAVIAGDDMLDGGEDLGRTRAELVRPTSDPSQLWLVYRDTRAQVGRDDFAAQAALGLTPAAIDAAVNVSPSLLGTIQPSPALTAPRLADQGQPSPTVNGSAVGDVLTVATASGSRSFYLVGKTGVQLVGPVLAQMMINTGSAQKLVEDPATVQNLPRVSIVDDSRFPSAVPTLTSDPALCWSWSKTVGELSAHTRVFTSSRMPVNEAGRIAAVTLLPNDGSVDQATQSVTRPGAGWYVRTTGNNADSVASEQLLWIDPNGTRYPIDAVLPESGGSAAISYDPTVKALGLNSIAPLPIPWAVARLYAPGATLSIKNAQVLQPGMIKPASQVPSPATRVGSPPPPPAPAATPADAAPPSQSPAADGEPANGAASTTTTASPTTSTDPAAGN, encoded by the coding sequence GTGCCCTGGTATCTGACCACCCCCCGACAGATCAAGGGGTTCCGTCGCGAACTCAACCGCGTCGACGAGGCCTTGTCGCGTCAAGATGTGCGCGGCCTGGGATCCCCGCTGGCTCGTTTACGCGGTGCGATGGGGCTGGGTGCTGCGGCTGGCGGCTTGGTCCTGGTCGCCGCGTTGGTGACGTCCCTGATCAGCCCGAAGCCCGACGGAAGCGTCGCGGCGATCATGACCACCCGAAACGGGGGCATGTTCGTGCAGTTCAACGGGAGGCTGCACCCGGTCACCAATCTGGCCTCGGCACGGCTGATCGTGGGCAAGCCGGACCCCGCACAAGTGGTCACGGACCTGGCACTTCGATCGATGCCCACCGGGCAGCTCATGGGCATCCCCAGCGCACCCGATCTGCTCGATCCACGAACCGACCGCAAGGCCACGTGGACGGTGTGCGACTGGCGCGACACCGCGGTCCCGCTGTCGCTGTTGCGGGCAGGAGACATCACTACAGCTGTGATAGCCGGCGACGACATGCTCGACGGTGGCGAGGATCTCGGCCGCACCCGCGCCGAATTGGTGCGTCCCACCAGCGATCCTTCGCAGTTGTGGCTGGTGTACCGCGACACTCGCGCGCAGGTCGGGCGCGACGACTTCGCAGCGCAGGCGGCGCTCGGCCTCACCCCCGCGGCGATTGACGCAGCGGTGAATGTATCCCCGTCGCTTTTGGGAACGATCCAGCCCTCTCCTGCGCTGACCGCGCCGCGGCTCGCCGACCAAGGGCAACCCAGCCCAACGGTGAACGGCTCTGCTGTCGGCGATGTGCTCACCGTGGCCACGGCCTCTGGCTCGCGATCGTTCTACCTCGTCGGCAAGACCGGGGTGCAGCTGGTCGGGCCAGTGTTGGCGCAGATGATGATCAACACCGGGTCGGCCCAGAAATTGGTCGAGGATCCGGCGACAGTGCAGAACCTGCCGCGCGTGTCGATCGTGGATGACAGCCGGTTCCCGTCTGCAGTACCGACGTTGACCTCCGATCCCGCGCTGTGCTGGAGCTGGTCGAAGACCGTCGGTGAATTGAGCGCCCACACAAGGGTTTTCACCAGTTCGCGGATGCCGGTCAACGAAGCCGGACGCATCGCTGCGGTCACGCTGCTCCCCAATGACGGGTCCGTCGATCAGGCCACACAATCGGTGACGCGTCCGGGGGCGGGATGGTACGTGCGCACCACAGGCAATAACGCCGACTCGGTGGCATCCGAGCAGCTGCTGTGGATCGATCCAAATGGAACAAGGTATCCGATCGACGCTGTTTTGCCGGAAAGCGGCGGCAGCGCGGCGATCTCCTACGACCCGACTGTCAAAGCGCTCGGCCTGAACTCGATTGCGCCACTTCCGATCCCGTGGGCGGTGGCTCGTCTCTACGCGCCGGGGGCCACGTTGTCGATCAAGAACGCCCAGGTATTGCAGCCGGGAATGATCAAGCCGGCCTCCCAGGTGCCCAGTCCAGCCACCCGCGTCGGTAGTCCCCCTCCGCCGCCCGCGCCGGCGGCGACCCCTGCTGACGCAGCGCCCCCGTCGCAGTCACCTGCAGCTGACGGCGAACCCGCGAACGGCGCTGCCTCGACAACAACAACGGCGTCACCGACCACGTCGACCGACCCCGCCGCGGGCAACTGA
- a CDS encoding cyclic-phosphate processing receiver domain-containing protein, with amino-acid sequence MLLWVDDERPAPAGWVWARTSAEALAHLLGDVIVEAISLDHDLGGEDTTRPVVLALCERGDWPAKVFVHTANPVGREWLEGMIRRYGPGVCR; translated from the coding sequence ATGCTCCTTTGGGTCGATGACGAGCGGCCGGCGCCGGCCGGATGGGTGTGGGCGCGGACGTCAGCTGAAGCGTTGGCACATCTGCTCGGGGACGTCATAGTCGAGGCCATCAGCCTCGACCACGACCTCGGTGGTGAGGACACAACCCGGCCGGTGGTGCTGGCTCTGTGCGAGCGCGGCGATTGGCCGGCAAAGGTGTTTGTGCACACCGCCAACCCGGTCGGCAGAGAATGGTTAGAGGGCATGATCCGCCGCTACGGTCCCGGGGTTTGTCGCTGA
- a CDS encoding DUF732 domain-containing protein, whose product MPASDRKIIKLLAAAAGAATLLSAAGGVASAWPIPITPEQQRYINQARGAGMPGDDDAVLQAGLQACNALYRGQGRQGAIDTVTSQAGVAPDQAASVVRIARGILCTQAPG is encoded by the coding sequence ATGCCCGCGAGCGACCGGAAAATCATCAAGCTGCTGGCGGCGGCAGCGGGCGCTGCAACGCTGCTGAGCGCTGCGGGAGGGGTTGCATCCGCGTGGCCAATCCCGATCACTCCAGAACAGCAGCGGTACATCAACCAGGCCCGCGGTGCGGGGATGCCGGGCGACGACGACGCCGTGCTTCAGGCCGGACTCCAGGCGTGCAACGCGCTCTATCGCGGGCAGGGGCGCCAGGGTGCCATCGATACCGTCACCAGCCAGGCTGGTGTTGCTCCGGATCAGGCGGCATCAGTGGTGCGCATCGCGCGCGGCATTCTGTGTACGCAGGCGCCCGGCTGA
- a CDS encoding IS256 family transposase, whose protein sequence is MTTAHNIDLPTVLAERLTTAHPDVLRELLATFIHTLMGAEADALCGAGYGERSAERTNSRNGYRHRQFDTRAGTLDLAIPKLRQGSYFPDWLLERRKRAERALTTVVATCYLLGVSTRRMDKLVETLGITSLSKSQVSVMAKELDAAVEAFRTRPLDAGPYTFVAADALVLKVREAGRVVNVHALIAVGVNAEGYREILGIDVTTAEDGAGWLTFWRSLTARGLSGVKLVTSDAHAGLVAAIGATLPGAAWQRCRTHYTTNLMSVTPKSSWPWVRTLLHSVFDQPDAESVAAQYDRIIDALSDKLPNVADHLEAARPDLLAFTAFPKQIWRQIWSNNPQERLNKEIRRRTDVVGIFPDRAALIRLVGAVLAEQHDEWAESRRYLGLDVLSKSRTVNDTPTEQEATPAALPA, encoded by the coding sequence ATGACCACTGCCCACAATATCGATCTGCCCACTGTGCTGGCCGAACGACTCACCACTGCCCATCCCGACGTGCTGCGCGAGCTGCTGGCCACGTTCATCCACACCCTGATGGGCGCCGAAGCCGACGCCCTATGCGGTGCCGGCTACGGCGAACGCTCGGCTGAGCGCACCAATTCCCGCAACGGCTACCGACACCGTCAATTCGACACCCGTGCAGGGACTTTGGATCTTGCGATCCCGAAGCTGCGGCAAGGATCCTACTTCCCGGACTGGCTGCTGGAGCGCCGTAAACGCGCCGAGCGGGCCCTGACCACGGTGGTGGCGACGTGTTACCTGCTTGGTGTCTCGACGCGGCGGATGGACAAGCTGGTCGAGACCCTGGGCATCACGTCGTTGTCGAAGTCGCAGGTGTCGGTGATGGCCAAGGAACTCGACGCCGCCGTGGAGGCGTTCCGGACCCGGCCGCTCGATGCCGGCCCGTATACGTTCGTCGCTGCGGACGCTCTGGTGCTCAAGGTGCGTGAAGCCGGCCGGGTGGTCAACGTGCACGCCCTGATCGCCGTCGGGGTCAACGCCGAGGGCTACCGCGAGATCCTGGGAATCGATGTCACGACCGCTGAGGACGGGGCGGGCTGGTTGACGTTCTGGCGGTCGTTGACCGCCCGCGGCCTGTCCGGGGTCAAACTGGTCACCAGCGACGCCCACGCCGGGCTGGTCGCCGCCATCGGGGCCACCCTGCCCGGAGCGGCGTGGCAGCGCTGCAGAACCCACTACACGACCAACCTGATGTCCGTCACTCCCAAGAGTTCGTGGCCCTGGGTGCGCACCCTGCTGCACTCGGTGTTCGACCAACCTGACGCTGAATCCGTTGCTGCTCAATATGATCGGATCATCGACGCATTGTCCGACAAGCTGCCCAATGTCGCCGATCACCTCGAAGCGGCGCGGCCGGATCTGCTGGCGTTCACCGCGTTCCCCAAGCAGATCTGGCGCCAGATCTGGAGCAACAATCCCCAGGAACGACTCAACAAGGAGATCCGCCGGCGCACCGACGTCGTGGGCATCTTCCCCGACCGCGCGGCCCTGATCCGTCTCGTCGGAGCAGTGCTGGCCGAACAACACGACGAATGGGCCGAGTCGCGGCGCTACCTCGGCCTCGACGTTCTGAGCAAATCACGCACCGTCAACGACACCCCAACCGAACAGGAGGCTACCCCCGCGGCACTGCCCGCCTGA